Proteins from a single region of Phalacrocorax carbo chromosome 25, bPhaCar2.1, whole genome shotgun sequence:
- the LOC135317244 gene encoding feather keratin Cos1-1/Cos1-3/Cos2-1-like — MSCCNPCVPCQPCGPTPLANSCNEPCVRQCQNSTVVIEPSPVVVTLPGPILSSFPQNTVVGSSTSAAVGSILSSQGVPISSGGFDLSGICSRYCGRTCLPC; from the coding sequence ATGTCCTGCTGCAACCCCTGTGTACCCTGCCAGCCCTGCGGCCCGACCCCgctggccaacagctgcaacgagccctgcgtcaggcagtgccagaacTCCACCGTCGTCATCGAGCCCTCccccgtggtggtgaccctgcccggccccatcctcagctccttcccacagaacaccgTGGTGGGATCCTCCACCTCCGCTGCcgttggcagcatcctcagctctcagggagtgcccatctcctccgggGGCTTTGACCTCTCTGGCATTTGCAGCCGCTACTGTGGCAGAACATGCCTCCCCTGCTAA